DNA from Marinagarivorans cellulosilyticus:
ATGTACCCGGTTACACCACCATTATGCGTGAGGACCGCAAGCGCACATTTACCATTACGGCCGAGGTACGCAAAGATTACAACGTGAGTGCAACAAAAATCGTCAGTGACTTAATGGCCTTTAGCAAGCCCAAATGGCAAGCGCAATACCCAGGCTTTAGCTTATCGGTAGGTGGCAGCATGGAAAGCGAAAATGAGTTTGTGCACGACATTATCGTAAACTTTATACTCGCTTTAGTACTAATTTACGGCCTGTTTTGTGTGGCCTTTAAGTCTTATACCGTGCCGGCGTTGGTGCTTACAGCGGTGCCTTTTGGTTTTATGGGAGCGGTGATTGGCCATGTGATCATGGGGTTCGAAATCAGCATGATGAGCATCTTGGGCTTTTTGGCCTGTGCAGGTGTTGTCGTGAACGATAATTTAGTATTGCTCGATCGCATTCAGCAGTTACGCCACGAGGGCAAAACAGCTTGGCAAGCGGCGGTGCAGGGGGCACAAGACCGTTTTAGGCCAATTGTGCTTACCTCTATTACAACCTTTGCAGGTTTAACACCGATGTTACTGGAAGAAAGCACGCAAGCGCGCTTTTTAGTACCAATGGCGGTATCACTGGCGTTTGGTGTGTTATTTGCCACGGCCGTGACGCTATTACTGGTACCAAGCCTATATTATGGCGGCTCGCGCTTTAAGCACTACTGCAAGAATGCGTGGCAAACGCTATAAATTAACGCAAAACAGCAAAAACTGAGACAGTTTAGCGCAAACACAGCACTGCTTGCGCTAAACTCATCGCAAATAATATTAAGAATATAGGCCCATGCGTAACACTTTATTCATCGCCACTATTGTTGCTGTACTCAGTACCTCGCTGGCATGGGCTGACGACATACCCACCAATACCATAGTGGGTTCCAGCGGCAAAAAAATGAAGGTGTCTAACCAACGCTCGCCTAGCGCCCACAAGAAAAAAATCAAGGTATACAAATATTCCGACGAGGGTACCGCCTCGTTTTCCGATCGCCCACCCAAAGGCCAGGAATACGAAGTACTCAGTTATAAATGCTTTGCCTGCGATGTTAACTCAAAAATCGACTGGTACAGTATTCGCCTTTACCCCGAAAAATTTGCCAGCACTATAGAGCAAGCGGCCCAGCAGTACGGTGTAGACCCCGCGCTAGTAAGGGCTGTAATCCATGCCGAATCCGCTTTTCGCCCCGGTGTTAAAAGCCATGTGGGTGCAGTGGGCTTAATGCAGCTAATGCCAGGCACAGCTGCCGATTTAGGCGTGGAGGATAGGTACGACCCTTACCAGAATATCGACGGCGGTGTGCGGTACTTGTCGCAAATGTTGCTACAATTTGACGGTGATACTCGTTTAGCAACAGCCGCTTACAATGCTGGCCCCGGGGCAGTACGACGCCACGGCGGCATCCCTCCTTATGCTGAAACACAAGCTTATGTAGAACGCGTCGCCATATTGGCAG
Protein-coding regions in this window:
- a CDS encoding lytic transglycosylase domain-containing protein; this encodes MRNTLFIATIVAVLSTSLAWADDIPTNTIVGSSGKKMKVSNQRSPSAHKKKIKVYKYSDEGTASFSDRPPKGQEYEVLSYKCFACDVNSKIDWYSIRLYPEKFASTIEQAAQQYGVDPALVRAVIHAESAFRPGVKSHVGAVGLMQLMPGTAADLGVEDRYDPYQNIDGGVRYLSQMLLQFDGDTRLATAAYNAGPGAVRRHGGIPPYAETQAYVERVAILAERYKG